In Paracoccus sp. N5, a single window of DNA contains:
- a CDS encoding YbaK/EbsC family protein, producing MSTATPATRFLQAKGVGFRPVEYRYDPGSDRVALQAAQAIGLPPGRLLKTLMVEVDGRPACTVVPGDRVLSMKRVAAAFGAKSAAMMPPAKAERLTGYHTGGISPFGQRRPAPVLFEAATLTTPEVAINGGKRGLLLLLDPQAAMAALEAGAAALCAD from the coding sequence ATGAGCACCGCCACCCCCGCGACCCGCTTCCTGCAAGCCAAGGGCGTCGGTTTTCGCCCGGTCGAATACCGCTATGACCCCGGCTCGGACCGGGTGGCGCTGCAGGCGGCCCAGGCGATCGGCCTGCCGCCCGGGCGCCTGCTCAAGACGCTGATGGTCGAGGTGGACGGCCGGCCCGCCTGCACCGTGGTGCCGGGCGACCGGGTGCTGTCGATGAAGCGCGTGGCCGCGGCCTTCGGGGCCAAGTCGGCAGCGATGATGCCGCCCGCCAAGGCCGAGCGGCTGACCGGCTATCACACCGGCGGCATCAGCCCCTTCGGCCAGCGCCGCCCCGCGCCGGTGCTGTTCGAGGCCGCCACCCTGACCACGCCCGAGGTCGCGATCAACGGCGGCAAGCGCGGGCTGTTGCTGCTGCTGGACCCGCAGGCGGCCATGGCGGCGCTGGAGGCCGGGGCCGCGGCGCTTTGCGCCGATTAG